The proteins below come from a single Cervus canadensis isolate Bull #8, Minnesota chromosome 2, ASM1932006v1, whole genome shotgun sequence genomic window:
- the CRCT1 gene encoding cysteine-rich C-terminal protein 1 yields MSSQQSAKGSPKGPSQGPTPCPAPAPDTSSCSSGCCGNGCCGSGGDSGCCGDCGCGGSSSVGCCCFPRRRRRQGRSGCGCCGGSNQSSRYSSSSGCCGC; encoded by the coding sequence ATGTCCTCTCAGCAGAGCGCCAAAGGCTCTCCCAAGGGCCCTTCGCAGGGCCCCACCCCTTGTCCCGCCCCGGCGCCCGACACCTCCTCCTGCAGCTCTGGGTGCTGCGGCAACGGCTGCTGCGGCTCCGGCGGCGACTCCGGCTGCTGCGGGGACTGTGGCTGCGGCGGCTCCAGCTCCGTCGGTTGCTGCTGCTTCCCCAGGAGGCGCCGCCGGCAGGGTAGAAGCGGCTGCGGCTGCTGCGGAGGCAGCAACCAGAGCTCGCGATACTCCAGCTCCTCCGGCTGCTGCGGATGCTGA
- the LOC122427409 gene encoding LOW QUALITY PROTEIN: protein transport protein Sec23B-like (The sequence of the model RefSeq protein was modified relative to this genomic sequence to represent the inferred CDS: inserted 1 base in 1 codon), producing the protein MAFGATLEVKTSKELKVAEAIGCCVSLNVKGPCVSEKERGVGGVGQWKICGLDPTTMLHIYFEAVTQNSARIPQGGQFFMHCQXSRTQRCIRVTAVARNWADVQRQLKHVKAALDQEAAAMLMARLGVFPAESEEGPDVLQWLDRQLILLCQKFGQYNEEDPVSFRLSDSFSLYPQFMFHLRRSPLLQVFNNSPDEPSYYRHHIARQDLTQPLIMIQPILYSYSFHRPPEPVLLDSSSCQNSAENSVRILADRILLMDTFFQIVIYLSETIAQWRKAGYQDIPEYENFQHLLQAPLEDPQEILQARFPVPRYLHTEHRGNQSRFLLSKVTPSQTHNNLYAGGQEMGAPILTDDVSLQVFMDPLKKLAVSSAC; encoded by the exons atgGCATTTGGTGCTACTTTGGAAGTAAAGACCTCAAAGGAACTGAAGGTTGCGGAAGCCATTGGATGCTGTGTGTCTCTGAATGTGAAAGGACCGTGTGTGTCAGAAAAAGAGCGTGGTGTCGGTGGCGTGGGTCAGTGGAAAATCTGTGGCCTGGATCCCACAACGATGTTACACATCTACTTTGAAGCAGTCACCCAGAACAGCGCCCGGATCCCGCAAGGAGGCCAGTTCTTCATGCACTGCC ACTCCCGCACCCAGCGGTGCATCCGTGTGACCGCCGTTGCCCGCAACTGGGCAGATGTGCAAAGACAGCTGAAGCACGTCAAAGCGGCGCTTGACCAGGAGGCGGCTGCGATGCTGATGGCGCGGCTGGGGGTGTTCCCAGCCGAGTCGGAGGAGGGGCCGGATGTGCTCCAGTGGCTGGACCGACAGCTCATCCTGCTGTGTCAGAAGTTTGGACAGTATAATGAAGAAGACCCCGTGTCATTTAGGTTATCAGATTCCTTCTCTCTATACCCTCAGTTCATGTTCCATCTTAGAAGGTCTCCACTCCTTCAAGTCTTCAACAACAGCCCTGACGAGCCGTCGTATTATCGGCACCACATTGCCCGGCAGGATCTCACCCAGCCCCTCATCATGATCCAGCCCATTCTGTATTCCTACTCCTTCCACCggcccccagagcctgtgctcctggaCAGCAGCAGCTGTCAGAATTCTGCTGAGAATTCTGTCAGAATTCTTGCTGACAGAATTCTGCTCATGGATACTTTCTTCCAAATTGTCATTTATCTTAGTGAGACTATAGCCCAGTGGCGGAAAGCAGGCTACCAGGACATACCCGAGTACGAAAACTTCCAGCACCTCCTGCAGGCGCCCCTGGAGGACCCACAGGAGATCCTGCAGGCGCGGTTCCCGGTGCCGCGGTACCTCCACACGGAGCACAGGGGAAACCAGTCTCGATTTCTTTTGTCCAAAGTGACACCGTCTCAGACACACAATAACCTGTATGCTGGGGGACAGGAAATGGGAGCGCCCATCCTCACTGATGACGTTAGCCTGCAGGTGTTCATGGACCCTCTGAAGAAGCTGGCTGTTTCCAGTGCTTGTTGA